A genomic stretch from Pristiophorus japonicus isolate sPriJap1 chromosome 6, sPriJap1.hap1, whole genome shotgun sequence includes:
- the pin4 gene encoding peptidyl-prolyl cis-trans isomerase NIMA-interacting 4: MPPKGKSKGAKGGKGGAASGDNADKKDKGPKGGNAVKVRHILCEKHSKSMEAMEKLKSGMKFNEVASQYSEDKARQGGDLGWMTRGSMVGPFQDAAFALSISTTDKPIYTDPPVKTKFGYHIIMVEGKK, encoded by the exons ATGCCTCCGAAAGGGAAATCAAAGGGAGCAAAGGGAGGGAAAG GTGGTGCAGCTAGTGGTGATAATGCTGATAAGAAAGATAAAGGACCCAAAGGAGGTAATGCAGTGAAG GTGAGGCACATTCTTTGTGAAAAGCACAGTAAAAGTATGGAAGCTATGGAGAAGTTGAAATCTGGCATGAAATTTAATGAAGTGGCTAGCCAATACAGTGAAGACAAAGCCAGGCAAGGA GGCGATCTGGGCTGGATGACCAGAGGCTCGATGGTGGGACCCTTTCAGGATGCTGCTTTTGCTCTGTCCATCAGCACAACAGACAAACCCATTTACACAGATCCCCCTGTCAAAACCAAATTTGGCTATCACATCATCATGGTTGAAGGAAAGAagtaa